From bacterium, the proteins below share one genomic window:
- a CDS encoding ankyrin repeat domain-containing protein: MLFQSRRAKIFSAIREGREDRLRELLDSRDADLSEPEEGTGQFPLVLAAEEGRLAMVKALLAAGAPPDSKGAGGRTALIAAAASGNGALLEILLSAGAALDLSDREGRTALHAAVIWATRMASLGVSDTEKKIVLLLEAGAGINLPDRMGRTPLMSSVRSGGGAIEEDNRLPVLRLLLEHGSEVNAVSQRGRTALMSAAFRGLKETARLLVEAGSEVNTRDNHGRTALMYLAQGSFWSYRRAGYIGLLNYLLDHGADPTLMDNSHLSALALARRHRHANLVEILEKFGVRD; the protein is encoded by the coding sequence ATGCTTTTCCAGTCCCGCCGTGCAAAAATATTCTCCGCCATCCGCGAGGGCCGCGAGGACCGTCTGCGCGAGCTGCTTGACAGCCGCGATGCCGACCTGTCCGAGCCTGAGGAGGGCACCGGCCAGTTCCCCCTGGTCCTGGCCGCGGAGGAGGGGCGACTCGCCATGGTCAAAGCCCTGCTCGCCGCCGGAGCGCCACCGGACAGTAAGGGCGCGGGCGGGCGCACCGCCCTGATCGCGGCCGCGGCCTCAGGCAACGGCGCCCTGCTGGAGATACTGCTCAGCGCCGGGGCGGCGCTCGACCTCAGTGACCGGGAGGGCCGCACGGCCCTGCACGCCGCGGTGATCTGGGCCACGCGCATGGCCTCGCTGGGGGTGAGTGATACGGAAAAAAAGATTGTTCTGCTGCTGGAGGCCGGGGCCGGGATCAACCTGCCCGACCGCATGGGGCGCACGCCGCTCATGTCCTCGGTGCGAAGCGGCGGCGGCGCGATCGAGGAGGACAACCGTCTGCCCGTGCTGCGGCTGTTGCTCGAGCATGGCTCCGAGGTGAACGCGGTCAGCCAGCGGGGGCGTACGGCCCTGATGTCGGCGGCGTTCCGCGGGCTCAAGGAGACCGCCCGGCTCCTGGTCGAGGCCGGCTCCGAGGTCAACACCCGCGACAACCACGGCCGCACGGCCCTGATGTACCTGGCCCAGGGCAGTTTCTGGTCCTACCGCCGCGCAGGCTACATCGGCCTTCTCAACTACCTTCTGGACCACGGCGCCGATCCGACCCTGATGGACAACAGCCACCTTTCCGCCCTGGCCCTGGCCCGCCGCCACCGTCACGCCAACCTGGTCGAAATCCTCGAAAAGTTCGGCGTACGCGATTGA
- a CDS encoding GHMP kinase, with protein MKLFVPGRICLFGEHSDWAGGYRRVNSALEKGYTIITGTNQGIHAEVRPHPGKLILQSTLPDGRRIGPYEIPMSRDALLAEAEKGGFFSYAAGVAFQIMTFYPVKGLQIDNYLTDLPVKKGLSSSAAICVLTARAFNKVYDLKMTVRGEMEFAYLGEIITPSRCGRMDQGCAFGNRPVMMTHDRDLLNVEEVSVPDDLHLVIVDLCAEKDTMEILADLNRSFPFAESDLDRGVQYYLGEVNKMITGEALEHLRSGEAQPLGRLMTRAQELFDRYLMPACPRQLTSPVLHEALAFPEIKELVWGGKGVGSQGDGTAQFVARGVEEQDRVIRLFEEKKGMRGLKLDIPASRRVRKALIPAAGFGTRLFPATKATRKELFPIIGTDGIARPAILMLVEEAMESGIQEVCIVVQKEDVELFASFFNSPLELVHYNKLSRAARDYQNRLMEIGSHTTIIAQEHQEGLGHAVYTAREWLDGEPFLLMLGDHIYRSRSETPCSRQLLDIYELYQKSVVGLMRTPEELIGRFGTAAGLWEDQARGVLNITEFAEKPSVDYARECLRVDGVGLDHYLTVFGLYVIDPRIIDKLKDHIGANLRRSSGEFELTAALDEIRSELGFMGYMIDGERFDIGLPLSYLQSVRDYYGRL; from the coding sequence CGGCTACCGCCGGGTCAATTCAGCCCTGGAGAAGGGTTATACGATCATCACCGGCACCAACCAGGGCATCCATGCCGAGGTGCGCCCGCATCCCGGCAAGCTGATCCTGCAGAGCACGCTGCCGGACGGCCGCCGGATTGGGCCGTACGAGATCCCGATGTCGCGCGACGCTCTGCTGGCAGAGGCCGAGAAGGGCGGGTTTTTCAGCTACGCCGCCGGGGTGGCGTTCCAGATCATGACTTTCTACCCGGTCAAGGGCCTGCAGATAGACAACTACCTCACCGATCTGCCGGTCAAGAAAGGCCTGAGCAGCAGCGCCGCGATTTGCGTGCTCACCGCCCGCGCGTTCAACAAGGTCTACGACCTCAAAATGACCGTGCGCGGCGAGATGGAGTTCGCCTACCTGGGCGAGATAATCACACCCAGCCGTTGCGGACGGATGGACCAGGGCTGCGCTTTCGGCAACCGTCCGGTGATGATGACCCACGACCGCGACCTGCTGAACGTCGAGGAGGTCTCCGTACCCGATGACCTGCACCTGGTGATCGTGGACCTCTGCGCCGAAAAAGACACCATGGAGATCCTGGCCGACCTCAACCGCAGCTTCCCGTTCGCAGAGAGCGACCTGGACCGTGGGGTGCAGTACTACCTGGGCGAGGTGAACAAGATGATCACCGGCGAGGCGCTGGAGCACCTTCGCTCGGGCGAGGCCCAGCCCCTGGGCCGCCTGATGACCCGCGCCCAGGAGCTGTTCGACCGCTACCTGATGCCGGCCTGCCCGCGCCAGCTCACCTCGCCGGTGCTTCACGAGGCCCTGGCTTTCCCGGAGATCAAGGAACTGGTCTGGGGCGGCAAGGGGGTCGGCTCGCAGGGGGATGGGACCGCGCAGTTCGTGGCCCGCGGAGTCGAGGAGCAGGACAGGGTCATCCGGCTGTTCGAGGAAAAGAAAGGCATGCGTGGGCTGAAGCTCGACATTCCGGCCTCCCGCCGCGTGCGCAAGGCGCTGATCCCGGCCGCCGGGTTCGGCACGCGCCTGTTCCCGGCCACCAAGGCCACGCGCAAGGAGCTGTTCCCGATAATCGGCACGGACGGTATCGCGCGGCCGGCGATCCTGATGCTGGTGGAGGAGGCGATGGAAAGCGGCATCCAGGAGGTCTGCATCGTGGTGCAGAAAGAGGATGTCGAGCTGTTCGCCTCGTTCTTCAACTCGCCGCTGGAGCTGGTGCACTACAACAAGCTTTCCCGCGCGGCCCGTGACTACCAGAACCGCCTGATGGAGATCGGCTCGCACACCACGATCATCGCCCAGGAGCACCAGGAGGGTCTGGGGCATGCGGTCTACACCGCGCGGGAGTGGCTGGACGGCGAGCCGTTCCTGCTGATGCTGGGCGACCATATCTACCGTTCGCGCAGCGAAACCCCCTGCTCGCGCCAACTGCTCGACATCTACGAGCTGTACCAGAAAAGCGTGGTGGGCTTGATGCGCACCCCGGAGGAGCTGATCGGACGGTTCGGCACAGCGGCCGGGCTGTGGGAGGACCAGGCCAGGGGGGTGCTCAATATCACCGAGTTCGCCGAGAAGCCCTCGGTGGACTACGCCCGCGAGTGCCTGCGTGTGGACGGGGTGGGGCTGGACCACTACCTGACCGTGTTCGGCCTGTACGTGATCGACCCGCGCATCATCGACAAACTCAAGGACCATATCGGGGCGAACCTGCGGCGCTCCTCGGGCGAGTTCGAGCTGACCGCGGCCCTGGATGAGATCCGCTCCGAGCTGGGGTTTATGGGCTACATGATCGACGGGGAGCGGTTCGATATCGGCCTGCCGCTGAGCTACCTGCAGTCGGTGCGGGACTATTACGGCCGGTTGTAG